Proteins found in one Arthrobacter sp. U41 genomic segment:
- a CDS encoding serine hydrolase domain-containing protein: MDSFLQEQIGALGIPGAAIAVVRDGVRVHAAAFGRADDFGRPLTAQTPVLLASTSKTLTAIAVLQQVEAGRLRLDEPVQTYLPWFTLDDSRSSAITLRHLLHQASGMASKDTAFEASDTQVPEALEEGVRALGDSPLAGEPGAAFRYASANFNILGLLVQTVSGQPFGDYLAQHVFRPLEMAHSHPTRAGARADNAAAGYSRWFGAWWRQTDVPAPTTGMPSSTLYSSAEDLSHELMALLDGGRYGAARILQPGSVEAMFEPRVQVDGSKRYAMGWFTRPLVESAEAATPPVPEKTLPLLLEHQGEWGNSHTYLAMVPSARLGVALVINGNDTGAPSRLKAIDTNLLRILHGHAPVPAVVHEDWLQRYSSAVALGLLLAELLSLWLALRFLLPRRHDPAGKRRAPLAWAAAALALDGFALWLCLIHAPARFDTHFFVIVRQFPDVGISLVPVLALAILWPIPRTTWLLLGMRASRAAP, from the coding sequence TTGGACTCCTTCCTCCAGGAGCAAATCGGGGCCCTCGGAATTCCAGGCGCCGCCATCGCCGTCGTCCGGGACGGGGTCCGGGTGCACGCCGCTGCCTTTGGCCGAGCCGATGACTTCGGACGGCCGCTGACCGCGCAGACGCCGGTGCTGCTGGCCTCCACCAGCAAGACCCTCACCGCCATCGCCGTGCTGCAGCAGGTTGAGGCGGGCCGGCTGCGGCTGGATGAGCCAGTGCAGACGTACCTGCCCTGGTTCACGCTGGACGACAGCCGCTCGTCCGCCATCACCCTCCGCCACCTGCTCCATCAGGCCAGCGGCATGGCCTCGAAGGACACGGCCTTCGAGGCCTCCGACACACAGGTCCCGGAAGCCCTCGAAGAAGGGGTGCGGGCCCTGGGTGACTCCCCGCTGGCCGGCGAACCGGGCGCGGCCTTCCGCTATGCCAGCGCCAACTTCAACATCCTGGGCCTCCTGGTGCAGACGGTCTCCGGCCAACCGTTCGGCGACTACCTGGCGCAGCACGTCTTCAGACCACTGGAGATGGCTCACAGCCATCCGACCCGGGCCGGTGCCCGCGCCGACAACGCTGCTGCCGGGTACTCGCGGTGGTTTGGCGCATGGTGGCGCCAGACCGACGTCCCCGCCCCTACCACCGGGATGCCGTCCTCCACGCTGTACTCCTCGGCCGAGGACCTCAGCCACGAACTAATGGCGCTGCTCGACGGCGGCCGCTACGGCGCCGCCCGCATCCTCCAGCCCGGGAGCGTTGAGGCGATGTTCGAGCCACGGGTGCAGGTGGACGGATCCAAGCGCTACGCCATGGGCTGGTTTACCCGGCCGCTGGTGGAGTCCGCCGAGGCCGCAACACCGCCCGTCCCGGAGAAGACGCTGCCTCTTCTCCTGGAGCATCAGGGGGAATGGGGCAACAGCCACACCTACCTGGCCATGGTTCCCTCAGCCCGTCTTGGCGTCGCCCTGGTCATCAACGGCAATGACACGGGTGCCCCGTCCCGGCTGAAGGCGATCGACACCAATCTCCTGCGGATTCTCCACGGCCACGCGCCGGTGCCTGCGGTGGTGCACGAGGACTGGCTGCAGCGCTACAGCTCGGCGGTCGCGCTCGGACTGCTGCTGGCGGAGCTGCTGAGCCTGTGGCTGGCGCTGCGGTTCCTGTTGCCGCGGCGCCATGACCCTGCCGGGAAGCGGCGGGCTCCCCTGGCCTGGGCCGCCGCGGCCCTGGCCCTCGACGGGTTTGCGCTGTGGCTGTGCCTCATCCACGCCCCCGCCCGGTTCGACACCCACTTCTTCGTCATCGTCCGGCAGTTCCCCGACGTCGGCATCTCGCTGGTGCCGGTTCTGGCACTGGCTATCCTGTGGCCGATCCCGCGGACAACGTGGCTGCTGCTTGGGATGCGGGCCTCGCGGGCAGCACCCTGA
- a CDS encoding alpha-amylase family glycosyl hydrolase, which produces MGDFAGLAARLPYIAALGVDGIWMTRSSPPHSWTSAPTLPGCCVTEDRRQHRILRRRATSGAVRSCFPRGPVIP; this is translated from the coding sequence GTGGGCGACTTCGCCGGGCTGGCCGCCCGGCTGCCGTACATCGCTGCCCTCGGCGTCGACGGGATCTGGATGACCCGTTCGAGTCCTCCCCACAGCTGGACCAGTGCTCCTACGCTACCTGGGTGCTGCGTGACAGAAGACAGAAGACAGCACCGGATTCTGCGTCGGAGGGCCACCTCCGGCGCCGTGCGCAGTTGTTTTCCCCGTGGCCCGGTCATACCGTGA
- a CDS encoding sulfite exporter TauE/SafE family protein produces MLTTGLVLAAVVMGAGMQRITGMGFALVAAPFLVLLLGPVEGVVLVNLCGAVTAGAIIFRVVRDIDWRRYAALAASALLGIIPAAFLIRLIPPAVLEISIGVFLAVGLTVLLALKSAKLPARRRYLWTAGGLSGFMNTAAGVGGPAVSMYSIATGWNHRSFAATMQPYFLTIGTFSLAAKAITAPASFPVLPWTMWLAVAFACLAGLVLGDIAAKFVPARTAQILLIVLAYLGAVATIVRGVLNALT; encoded by the coding sequence GTGCTGACCACCGGGCTGGTGCTGGCCGCCGTCGTCATGGGCGCTGGGATGCAGCGCATCACTGGCATGGGTTTCGCCCTGGTGGCCGCTCCTTTCCTGGTCCTGCTCCTCGGACCGGTGGAAGGCGTGGTGCTGGTGAACCTCTGCGGAGCCGTGACAGCCGGTGCCATCATCTTCCGGGTGGTCCGGGACATCGACTGGCGCCGGTATGCAGCGCTGGCCGCCTCGGCGCTCCTCGGGATCATCCCGGCGGCGTTCCTCATCAGGCTGATCCCCCCGGCTGTCCTGGAAATCTCGATCGGCGTCTTTCTGGCTGTCGGGCTGACCGTCCTGCTCGCCTTGAAATCGGCGAAACTGCCGGCCCGCCGCCGCTATCTCTGGACGGCCGGAGGCCTGAGCGGATTCATGAACACGGCGGCGGGTGTGGGCGGGCCCGCCGTGAGCATGTACTCCATCGCCACCGGCTGGAACCACCGTTCGTTCGCGGCCACGATGCAACCGTATTTCCTCACCATTGGAACCTTTTCCTTGGCCGCCAAGGCCATTACCGCCCCCGCTTCATTCCCTGTGCTCCCCTGGACCATGTGGCTGGCCGTGGCCTTCGCCTGCCTCGCCGGGCTGGTCTTGGGAGATATCGCGGCCAAGTTCGTACCCGCCAGGACCGCTCAGATCCTACTGATTGTCCTCGCCTATCTGGGCGCCGTAGCAACCATTGTGCGAGGTGTCCTGAACGCCCTGACCTAG
- a CDS encoding NAD-dependent succinate-semialdehyde dehydrogenase: MNLKSARHLVNGIWQSADDSRDVVDPGNGLTVGEVAWGTANDAVKAADAAAGAFESWSQTTVRMRADLLRNAADLLAERRDELAYTLALEAGKRLPEAQGEVDFSVEYFRWFAEEVRRSTGKISPPEMPGRRHLSLRKPIGVALSLTPWNFPVSIQARKLAAMLAAGCTVVGRVSEKAPLAATGLFEVLHDAGFPAGVVNVVHGPSRDITAALVRHPAVRAVSFTGSTGVGRQIMAMASDRLVRPLLELGGNAPYIVFEDADLDAAVEGAVLGRLRNTGQSCVAANRFLVQESIAEEFAKKLGARFDAMSIGHGVPEGGSAVPDLGPMIDGERVSAVQALVDDAVERGARRITQRTDVPDGGAFMAPALLMDVPDDAALVTEEVFGPAAGVVTFASDEDAIRKANATEMGLAAYVWSTDSKRAWNVPERLEAGIVGVNDPLPSVAFAPMGGVKQSGLGREGSDLGMAEFEEVQYVAWRP, translated from the coding sequence GTGAACCTGAAATCAGCCCGTCACCTAGTGAACGGCATCTGGCAGTCCGCCGACGATTCAAGGGACGTTGTCGATCCCGGGAATGGCCTCACCGTGGGTGAAGTTGCCTGGGGAACAGCTAACGACGCCGTCAAGGCCGCCGACGCCGCTGCCGGCGCGTTCGAATCGTGGTCCCAAACCACCGTGCGGATGAGGGCCGACCTGCTCCGGAATGCGGCTGACCTCCTCGCCGAACGGCGCGACGAACTCGCTTACACCCTGGCCTTGGAGGCCGGCAAACGGCTCCCCGAAGCTCAGGGTGAAGTGGACTTCTCTGTCGAGTACTTCCGCTGGTTCGCCGAGGAAGTCCGCCGCTCCACGGGGAAGATCAGTCCGCCCGAAATGCCGGGACGGCGTCACCTTAGCCTTCGCAAACCTATCGGGGTTGCCCTGAGCCTCACACCGTGGAACTTCCCGGTGTCCATCCAGGCCCGCAAACTTGCTGCCATGCTGGCTGCAGGCTGCACCGTGGTGGGACGGGTCTCCGAAAAGGCGCCGCTCGCGGCGACCGGGTTGTTCGAGGTCCTGCACGACGCCGGGTTCCCCGCCGGCGTCGTGAACGTCGTCCATGGGCCCTCCCGGGACATCACCGCTGCCCTGGTCCGTCACCCGGCCGTGCGGGCCGTCAGTTTCACGGGTTCCACCGGCGTGGGGAGGCAGATCATGGCCATGGCGTCCGATCGCCTGGTCCGTCCCCTTCTGGAACTGGGCGGCAACGCGCCGTATATCGTGTTCGAAGATGCCGACCTGGATGCGGCGGTAGAAGGCGCCGTTCTTGGACGGCTCCGCAACACCGGGCAATCCTGCGTCGCAGCCAACCGCTTCCTGGTCCAGGAAAGCATCGCCGAGGAATTCGCGAAAAAGCTTGGGGCACGGTTCGATGCAATGTCGATCGGACACGGCGTTCCAGAAGGCGGTTCAGCCGTTCCGGATCTTGGTCCGATGATCGACGGAGAGAGGGTGTCAGCCGTGCAGGCCCTGGTGGACGACGCCGTCGAACGCGGTGCCCGGCGGATCACCCAGCGGACGGACGTTCCCGACGGTGGGGCATTCATGGCCCCGGCGCTCCTGATGGACGTACCGGACGACGCAGCCCTGGTGACCGAGGAGGTCTTCGGCCCGGCAGCCGGTGTTGTCACGTTCGCCTCGGACGAGGACGCCATCCGGAAAGCAAACGCCACCGAGATGGGGCTCGCAGCCTATGTCTGGAGCACCGATTCCAAGCGTGCCTGGAATGTCCCGGAACGGTTGGAAGCAGGCATCGTGGGAGTCAATGATCCCCTGCCGTCCGTGGCATTCGCACCGATGGGCGGAGTCAAGCAATCCGGCCTTGGCCGGGAGGGATCAGACCTGGGCATGGCAGAGTTCGAGGAGGTCCAGTACGTGGCCTGGAGGCCATAG
- a CDS encoding M24 family metallopeptidase: MSAASLPGSWEDQLASLRRLSVEHGAHTVVLRDPLNLSWFTGAKWHVPQTLNMACFDVVISGLGGPQSAEEVRIVTNAIEAPRLRDTEFAGRAVVFDAVDWTEDRSIRLPSGPGVLTDQPNGGVDSIDGQAALAAIRRILTPDQQQTLTGLCADLARITGRVVSAIRPGDPEQHIAGQLVAALLDEGIEAVALFVGSDERIGAHRHPLASAKPVQDRVMVACCGRRGGMVGTITRMASFSALGAESATYNALLRVEQVFLDHSKPGAVLGGIFSHGAGAYGDNGFEPEEWRRHHQGGLTGFNPRELIVSPRTTLELAEGMVLGWNPSGAGFKVEDTVLVTADGPRILTIDDVWPTLAVGGRTRPAVLEIH, encoded by the coding sequence ATGAGTGCAGCAAGCCTCCCGGGCAGCTGGGAAGATCAACTCGCCTCCCTCCGCCGGCTGTCCGTGGAACACGGTGCCCACACGGTGGTGCTCCGGGACCCGCTGAACCTCTCATGGTTCACGGGAGCCAAGTGGCACGTGCCGCAGACGCTGAACATGGCCTGCTTCGACGTCGTGATCTCCGGCCTCGGAGGACCGCAGTCCGCCGAAGAGGTGCGGATCGTCACGAATGCCATCGAGGCGCCGAGGCTGCGCGATACCGAATTCGCCGGCCGCGCGGTGGTGTTCGACGCCGTGGACTGGACCGAAGACCGGTCAATCAGGCTTCCCTCCGGACCAGGCGTCCTGACGGACCAGCCCAACGGAGGTGTTGACAGTATTGACGGTCAGGCAGCGCTTGCCGCCATCCGCCGGATCCTCACCCCCGACCAGCAGCAGACCCTCACCGGACTGTGCGCCGACCTTGCGCGGATCACCGGACGGGTTGTGTCTGCCATCAGGCCAGGCGACCCAGAGCAGCACATTGCCGGCCAATTGGTGGCAGCGCTGCTGGACGAAGGCATTGAGGCAGTGGCGCTGTTCGTGGGATCCGACGAACGGATCGGCGCCCACCGCCACCCTCTCGCCTCCGCGAAGCCGGTGCAGGACCGCGTGATGGTTGCCTGCTGCGGGCGACGGGGCGGCATGGTGGGAACCATCACCCGGATGGCGTCCTTTTCCGCGCTCGGTGCCGAATCCGCCACGTACAACGCTTTGCTGCGCGTGGAACAGGTGTTCCTGGACCACAGCAAACCCGGCGCCGTACTGGGCGGGATTTTCTCCCACGGGGCGGGCGCCTACGGCGACAACGGCTTCGAACCCGAGGAGTGGCGCCGGCACCACCAGGGCGGCCTCACCGGGTTCAACCCGCGCGAACTAATAGTGAGCCCGCGCACCACCCTTGAACTGGCTGAGGGCATGGTGCTGGGCTGGAATCCGTCCGGAGCAGGGTTCAAAGTTGAGGACACCGTGCTGGTCACCGCCGACGGTCCCCGGATTCTCACCATCGATGATGTCTGGCCCACCCTGGCCGTGGGTGGCCGAACCCGCCCCGCCGTGCTTGAAATTCACTAG
- a CDS encoding carbohydrate ABC transporter permease yields MLSSITRRGILAIYTVIIIVPLTVVGFGSFKSTQELFEGPFSLPQSISPANYAEVIAGQDLGSSFMNSVIVTAISVPLTLFLASLAGYAVARLRGFMSWAVFGFLVLGMAIPAQANMVPLYVLFGRLGLLDSLTGLVVANVVSTLPIAVFILGGFMRTLPKELFEASSIDGTGPWRTYVSIALPLSAPSVAAAAIFLFVIHWNELLYPLLFIQSPGNRTLPLALLSFQGEFQTNYPLLFAGVILASLPVVVAYVFLQRYFVAGITAGASKG; encoded by the coding sequence ATGCTCTCGTCAATAACCCGCCGCGGAATCCTCGCGATCTACACGGTCATCATCATCGTTCCGCTGACCGTGGTGGGGTTCGGCAGCTTCAAGTCCACCCAGGAACTCTTCGAGGGGCCGTTCAGCCTGCCGCAGTCGATCTCCCCGGCCAACTACGCGGAGGTCATCGCCGGCCAGGACCTTGGCTCGTCGTTTATGAACAGCGTCATTGTCACCGCCATTTCCGTGCCGCTCACCTTGTTCCTTGCCAGCCTCGCCGGCTACGCCGTGGCCCGGCTCAGGGGCTTCATGTCCTGGGCCGTCTTCGGTTTCCTGGTCCTGGGCATGGCGATCCCCGCCCAGGCCAACATGGTGCCGCTCTACGTACTGTTCGGACGGCTCGGGCTTCTGGACAGCCTCACCGGCCTGGTGGTGGCCAACGTGGTTTCCACGCTGCCGATCGCGGTCTTCATCCTGGGCGGGTTCATGCGGACCCTGCCCAAGGAACTCTTCGAGGCATCCTCCATTGACGGAACAGGGCCTTGGCGGACGTACGTCTCCATCGCCCTCCCGCTGTCCGCACCGTCAGTGGCGGCGGCCGCAATCTTCCTGTTCGTGATCCACTGGAACGAACTGCTGTACCCGCTGCTGTTCATCCAGTCCCCGGGCAACCGGACCCTGCCGCTGGCACTGCTCAGCTTCCAGGGCGAGTTCCAGACCAACTATCCGCTGCTGTTCGCCGGTGTCATCCTGGCCTCCCTGCCCGTGGTGGTGGCGTACGTCTTCCTGCAGCGCTACTTCGTTGCCGGGATCACGGCCGGAGCAAGCAAGGGATGA
- a CDS encoding carbohydrate ABC transporter permease has product MSIHPGTDAKRSAPDSRAGAPDPKARRRSPTRVNPALYLFPLPAVAIISFFLVMPTLQAFQYAVTDWNGFSAAFNYVGMDNFIRAFTKDSLFTNALTNNLKFVLLVVVAQTVFSLLLALLLTKNSRGSILLRALFFFPTILSSVSVAFIWKFIYDPNFGLANSVLGAVGLEALQGSYLGNNAQALYWVALTQVWFHAGQMMVVFIAGLQAIPRELYEAAEMDGAGKWQQFKSITWPFVAPATSIVVAYSTVQSFKAFDLILGIAGNPPKASLDILSTRIYSTFANSEFGYAAAQSIIFMAMIALVTWLQRRLLRLTPKGE; this is encoded by the coding sequence ATGAGCATCCACCCCGGAACGGATGCGAAGAGGAGCGCACCGGACAGCCGTGCCGGCGCCCCCGACCCGAAGGCGCGCCGCCGTTCACCCACCCGGGTGAACCCGGCTCTCTACCTCTTCCCCCTGCCCGCCGTGGCCATCATTTCGTTTTTCCTGGTGATGCCCACGCTGCAGGCCTTCCAGTACGCCGTCACGGACTGGAACGGCTTCTCCGCCGCGTTCAACTACGTGGGCATGGACAACTTCATCCGCGCGTTCACCAAGGATTCGCTGTTTACCAACGCGCTGACGAACAACCTGAAGTTCGTGCTGCTGGTGGTGGTGGCGCAGACAGTGTTCTCGCTGCTGCTCGCCCTGCTGCTCACCAAGAACTCACGCGGAAGCATCCTGCTCCGCGCCCTGTTCTTCTTCCCCACCATCCTGTCCTCCGTGTCCGTGGCGTTCATCTGGAAGTTCATTTATGACCCGAACTTCGGACTCGCCAACTCGGTACTCGGGGCCGTAGGCCTGGAAGCCCTGCAGGGCTCCTACCTGGGGAACAACGCGCAGGCGCTGTACTGGGTGGCATTGACACAGGTCTGGTTCCACGCAGGGCAGATGATGGTCGTCTTCATCGCCGGGCTGCAAGCCATCCCGCGGGAACTCTACGAAGCGGCGGAGATGGACGGTGCCGGCAAATGGCAACAGTTCAAGTCGATCACCTGGCCGTTCGTGGCACCCGCCACGTCCATCGTGGTGGCCTATTCCACCGTCCAGTCGTTCAAGGCGTTCGACCTGATCCTCGGTATCGCCGGCAATCCGCCGAAAGCGTCCCTGGACATCCTCTCCACCCGTATCTACAGCACTTTCGCCAACTCGGAGTTCGGCTATGCCGCCGCCCAGTCAATCATCTTCATGGCGATGATTGCCCTGGTCACGTGGCTGCAGCGCCGGTTGCTCCGCCTCACCCCGAAGGGGGAATGA
- a CDS encoding ABC transporter substrate-binding protein codes for MSQISRRQAITVFGALGFGATAAACAGPGGSTAPGGSAGAVAPSAGNITGKVSFAHWRGEDKVVFDELIKRFAALHNGVEIAQDISTSNDYNAQALQKLRGGSIGDAFATFRGSQFNNFTEAGIYTDLKDSKAASNYQPGLLAAGKSGDSQLGLPYQVVFPMPMANADLFDKAGADIAPKDWDAFLAMCEKLAASGVIPISWPGGDVGNGGQLFNCMIANNAPVDDMCAQIEQGKLKCTDDWFLKMLRQYKDLVPYLQPNATGTAVEPAQNLFSQGKAAMLATGSYHIAAVRGLGAKFPIELVFPNTSTGGNAKYEGVYNATFILGVNSASKNQAAAAAWIDFLSEPENAAYYANQTAQHVSVDKVDYTNPDLKRLSPWLEKKTALAARFQFQNLDVRNAVEASATAVISGTSPEQAAEAAQKIVDERL; via the coding sequence GTGAGTCAGATTTCACGCAGGCAGGCAATCACTGTTTTTGGCGCCCTTGGCTTCGGCGCAACGGCCGCGGCATGCGCGGGCCCCGGTGGCAGCACGGCACCGGGCGGCAGCGCCGGCGCCGTTGCCCCGTCCGCCGGAAACATCACAGGCAAGGTGTCCTTCGCGCACTGGCGAGGTGAGGACAAGGTGGTATTCGACGAACTGATCAAGCGCTTCGCCGCCCTCCACAACGGCGTGGAAATCGCCCAGGACATTTCCACCTCCAACGACTACAACGCGCAGGCTCTGCAGAAGCTGCGCGGCGGTTCGATCGGTGACGCGTTCGCCACTTTCCGCGGGTCCCAGTTCAACAACTTCACCGAGGCCGGGATCTACACCGATCTGAAGGACAGCAAGGCGGCGTCTAACTATCAGCCGGGCCTGCTCGCCGCCGGCAAGTCCGGGGACAGCCAGCTTGGCCTCCCCTACCAGGTGGTCTTCCCGATGCCCATGGCCAACGCGGACCTGTTCGACAAGGCAGGGGCAGACATCGCGCCCAAGGACTGGGACGCCTTCCTGGCGATGTGCGAAAAGCTCGCGGCCTCCGGTGTTATCCCCATCTCCTGGCCCGGCGGCGACGTCGGAAACGGCGGTCAGCTGTTCAACTGCATGATCGCCAACAATGCCCCCGTTGACGACATGTGTGCCCAGATCGAGCAGGGCAAGCTCAAGTGCACGGACGACTGGTTCCTGAAGATGCTCCGACAGTACAAGGATCTGGTCCCCTACCTGCAGCCCAACGCCACGGGCACCGCGGTGGAGCCGGCGCAGAACCTCTTTTCCCAGGGCAAGGCCGCGATGCTCGCCACGGGCTCCTACCACATCGCCGCTGTCCGGGGACTGGGCGCCAAGTTCCCCATTGAACTGGTGTTCCCCAACACCTCCACCGGCGGCAACGCCAAGTACGAGGGCGTTTATAACGCCACGTTCATCCTGGGCGTCAACTCAGCCAGCAAGAACCAGGCAGCCGCAGCAGCGTGGATCGATTTCCTCTCCGAACCGGAGAACGCCGCCTATTACGCCAACCAAACGGCCCAGCACGTGTCAGTGGACAAGGTGGACTACACCAACCCCGACCTGAAGAGGCTGAGCCCCTGGCTGGAGAAGAAGACGGCGCTGGCCGCCAGGTTCCAGTTCCAGAACCTGGACGTGCGCAACGCCGTGGAAGCAAGCGCCACCGCCGTCATCTCCGGTACCAGCCCGGAGCAGGCTGCCGAGGCGGCCCAGAAGATTGTTGACGAACGGCTATGA
- a CDS encoding aldolase → MTLTDLSPLQRPSGAFAMLAVDQREAMRNMIAEHQVEPVTDEDLRDFKLEAARILSPYASGVLIDRQFALDQAIEAGVVDPSCGLIASADHFESAHGELVGEVTIDRLVDPHKYAALGVKALKLLVLYRPDEPAGGRVQMVREFVELCKSAGLISIIEPLSRKPLSGDDFDWDAGILAAAKELGSLGADLYKAEVPFHGQAPEEAVRAACAELTRAIDGPWVVLSSGVPEDVFPDAVRWACLEGASGFLSGRAVWASCIGSPDVVASLSTDAVRRLQHLCAVVDDVVASQRTNA, encoded by the coding sequence ATGACCCTCACAGATCTTTCACCCCTCCAGCGCCCGTCCGGCGCCTTCGCAATGCTCGCCGTCGACCAGCGCGAAGCCATGCGCAACATGATCGCTGAGCACCAGGTGGAGCCGGTCACTGATGAAGACCTGCGCGACTTCAAACTGGAGGCAGCCCGCATCCTTAGCCCGTACGCCTCCGGTGTCCTGATCGACCGGCAGTTCGCCCTGGACCAGGCCATAGAGGCAGGGGTGGTTGACCCTTCTTGCGGTCTCATCGCTTCAGCCGACCACTTCGAATCAGCGCATGGCGAACTGGTGGGCGAGGTAACCATCGACCGCCTGGTTGATCCGCACAAGTATGCCGCCCTGGGCGTGAAGGCACTCAAGCTGCTGGTGCTCTACCGCCCGGATGAGCCTGCCGGGGGCCGGGTGCAGATGGTCCGCGAGTTCGTGGAGCTGTGCAAGTCTGCCGGACTGATCAGCATCATCGAACCTTTATCCCGCAAACCGCTCTCCGGGGACGATTTCGACTGGGACGCAGGCATCCTGGCCGCAGCCAAAGAACTGGGCAGCCTTGGAGCCGACCTGTACAAGGCCGAAGTGCCATTCCACGGACAGGCCCCGGAAGAAGCGGTACGGGCAGCCTGCGCCGAACTGACCCGGGCCATCGACGGCCCCTGGGTTGTCCTCTCCTCGGGCGTCCCCGAGGATGTCTTCCCCGACGCCGTCCGGTGGGCCTGCCTCGAAGGTGCCAGCGGCTTCCTCTCCGGACGTGCAGTGTGGGCATCCTGCATCGGTTCCCCCGACGTCGTCGCCTCCTTGTCCACCGACGCCGTGCGGCGGCTGCAGCACCTCTGCGCCGTCGTGGACGACGTCGTCGCCTCCCAGCGGACCAACGCATGA
- a CDS encoding PfkB family carbohydrate kinase gives MSQPSTGTLLFVGCATLDSIALVQDYPAADSRTIATDFATAGGGPAATAAVAAARAGAEAAFAGVLGTDEEGDRIIAGLQAEGVDTSAVLRDPGVKTGASVIVVSKRSESRAIVTRPVPPVQFPTDGRFRELLNAAAWVHVDHLGWNAVTGIPNLNLSVDAGNPIPNFSPRGVALYVPTVERLQAVYGADLPVESLLQKAIDDGATAVVATAGANGAWVKSANGEAVHVPATPAHIVSTLGAGDVFHGALLAAVAAGQPLVDAAAFAGRIASASCAGLDGRSAIPREIITPVLASNHTA, from the coding sequence GTGTCCCAACCGTCAACCGGAACCCTGCTATTCGTAGGCTGCGCAACTCTTGACTCCATTGCCCTGGTCCAGGACTACCCCGCGGCGGACAGCCGCACCATCGCAACCGACTTTGCCACAGCGGGCGGCGGACCAGCCGCCACCGCAGCCGTCGCCGCCGCCCGCGCCGGAGCTGAAGCCGCCTTCGCCGGGGTGCTCGGCACGGATGAGGAGGGGGACCGGATCATCGCCGGCCTGCAGGCCGAGGGGGTGGACACCTCCGCCGTCCTCCGCGATCCGGGCGTCAAAACAGGTGCCAGCGTGATCGTCGTCAGCAAGCGCTCCGAAAGCCGCGCCATCGTCACCCGGCCGGTCCCGCCGGTCCAGTTCCCCACGGACGGACGCTTCCGGGAACTGCTCAACGCCGCAGCGTGGGTCCATGTGGACCACCTCGGCTGGAACGCCGTCACGGGCATCCCCAACCTGAACCTCAGCGTGGACGCTGGCAACCCCATCCCTAACTTCAGCCCGCGCGGCGTGGCCCTCTACGTCCCCACCGTCGAGCGCCTGCAGGCCGTGTACGGCGCAGACCTGCCGGTTGAGTCGCTGCTCCAGAAAGCGATCGACGACGGCGCCACCGCCGTCGTCGCCACTGCCGGCGCGAACGGGGCCTGGGTGAAGTCCGCCAACGGCGAGGCGGTCCATGTACCGGCGACACCTGCCCATATCGTCTCCACCCTGGGCGCAGGCGACGTCTTTCACGGCGCACTGCTCGCCGCTGTGGCGGCCGGCCAGCCCCTCGTCGACGCCGCCGCCTTCGCCGGCCGTATTGCCTCCGCATCCTGCGCTGGGCTGGACGGCCGCTCTGCCATCCCGCGCGAAATCATCACACCTGTTCTTGCCTCAAACCACACCGCCTAG